TTAATGAGGGAGCCAACTCCCGAATGTCTGAGGTCACAGGGCCTGGAGACATGGAAGGAAATTCCAGCCCTGAGCCTCGCGTCTTAGTTCCCCAGCTCCTTCCCCGCCAGACCCTATACTTGACCTGCTACCAACTAGCAGCCTGGACTGAGTGGAACCTCTTGCCTCCCCTGAGCCCACCCTTCCTGGGTGATGGAGATTTGGGACTTCCTGGGTCCCTGGAGGACTAAACCTGCAGTGCCCGGCCCATCTGGTGGGTGACGAGgaggagccttcttcggattgcACTACTTTACATGACCCCCAGGAGGCGCTGTCGTGCTGCCCTGTATTTAGCTCTCCGGTGTACAGCTATTTATgcctctgtatttaaaaaaacaaacgaaCCCCAGCCTTCTCTTAAGGGCCACTTGGGCTGTCCTTGTATGACTCCTTGATGGAggtatttatatgaaatacattttattttaaccacATAGTACGTGTGTGTGGATGTTTTGTAGGGAGAGCCACTCTGCCATACAGAGCTGGGGACTGGTGGGTGGCACTGTCTGGACCACGCTGCCTCTCTGAGATGGTGGCggcacatggggttctgtgcacATCTGAAGGCCTGTGATGGGGGCGAGGAAGCCAGGCTCTCCATGGGGCTTGGGCTGTGTGGCATGGGGCACACCTGACACGGGGCACACCTGACACGGGGCACGCCTCACATGGGCACACCTCACACTGGGCTCACCTCACACGGGGCTCACCTCACACGGGGCTCACCTCACACGGGGCTCACCTCACACAAGCACACCTCACACGGGGCACACCTCACACGGGGCACACCTCACACGGGGCACACCTGACATCGGGCACGCCTCACACAGCCACACCTCACACAAGCACACCTCACACGGTCACACCTCACACAGGGCACGCCTCACACGGGCCTCACCTCACACGGGGCACACCTCACATGGGACACACCTCACATGAGGcacacctgacatggggctcacctCACACGGGACACATCTCACACGGGGCACACCTCACACAGACACACTTCACAACGGGCATGTCTCACATGGGGCACACCTGGCCTACCTCACACAGACACGTCTCATTGGCTTCTGGgctcacctctcccctcccccaactcagatggggtgaggaggggacagaggggcaaGCCAGCCCGCAGTGTCCCAGCAATGCACCTGAACAACATGGTCAAGAACGCAGCCACCTAGACCAGCGCCTCTCTCCTTGGAGATGCACACAAACCATCGGGGTCTTGTCGCCTCGCAGACCCATTCTGGAGCTTTCTACCTGATTCTCTCCGGGCCCTGCCTTCCTAACAAGCTCCCAGCCGCTGCTGCTGCGAGTCTGAGGACGGCGCACCGAGCCCTAGCTGCTTCCAGAAGCACTGAGTTCCTGACGGAGTTGGCATGATGGGTTGGCATGGTGTGGGCACAGAACCGGCCCCCGCGCCCACCGTGGCTGAGCCGCTCTCCCCACCGCACCCTGACCCTGAACGCCGGGACCCACGGTGCAACACAGGTGTCCCCTTGAGTCAGCCTCTCCCGAGACCACACCGGCCATCTCCCCCCGCCGGGACACTGGGTGTTGACAAGCCATCTGGCCTTCCGGCCCAGCCCTTGAAGAGGGAGGCCCTTCGCTGGGCTGGCCGGTGACTGAGCTTCCGGAATCACAGCCGCCCGCTCTGTCCCACCCGTGCGGGGTGTGTGCGGGACCCACTGGGAGCAGGCGAGGGTGCCGGGACCCAGCCCAGCAGAGTGAGCCCGTGCTCTCTCCTCCCACCGCCCTTGCCCAGAACCTCCCCAACCCCACAGCCTCCAGAACGTCTCAAGCACGTCCAATAACCGCCGTGGTCCCGTGCACGTGTGCCAATAAgcaattgtcttttttctttttttttcaatgttttatttatttttgatacagagagagagagagcatgagagggggaggggcagagagagaaggagacacagaaccagaagcaagctccaggctctgagctagcggtcagcacagagcctgacgcggggctcgaacccacgaacgtgagatctgacctgagccgacgtcggaggcttaaccgactgagccactcaggcacccttgtctttctttctttgaaagatGCCGGGAAAGGACCTCTTGGATGGTGGGGACCAGGAGAGTGTCATCATGGCATCTTTCCCGGAACCGGGAGGGCTGGAGTCGGGTGCAAGGCAAGGTTAAAGGGAGGGGCCCAGGAGTCAGCTTCCCACTAGAATGATCAGCTTGGGGCTGGCGTGGAGTTGATGGGGTCCGGGGGTGGGGGATGTGATTGAGGGGCAGATGAGGTGCAGGCCTGGTCTCTTTCTGCCAAGGGGACCGAACATAAGGCTTAGCCTGCAGAGACCACCCTCCTCTCCCCGGAAGGAAGGAGCGGGGCGCCCCAGGCACCACCCTCAGGAAGGCGGTCCCCGCCAGCTGCCTTCGTCCCCCCCCCCAGGGTGGCTGCAACCTGAAGCAAAGCCAGACAAGGTCACGGTCTCTCCAGACAAGCCCCTAGATCGTCAGCTGGCTGGGAAAGGCCGGGGCAGGGACAGGGCGGTGGAGGTGATGAGCAGAGGTGGACGGCAGCTCGCCCCCGCCCTTACCCCCGGGAAGCCCGCCTAGGTCTGCACGTGGGTCAGCTGGATGTCGCCTGCCACCTCCAGGTTGTTGATGGCAGGGAGGTTCTTCATGCGGTGGTAGTATTCAAACAGGTGCTGACCGTCCACGGACACCTTGAGGCAGTGGCCTTCACACATGATCCACACCTGGACAGAGGCCACATTTTTGCCCTGCGCTCAGAAAGTCCTCAAACCTAAATGCAGGCTCGCGTCTCCCTCCACCTACCTGCCTTCTTCACACGTTACTTAAGCAAGTCTCACGCCTGCCTTCACCCCCAGCTGGGGCGGGCACACCCTTCCCTCCATGCCCTCTTGTTCTTCCCCTTGTGCCTTTACATGCcctgctcccccttcctctgcgCTCACCACGCTGCCCCCTGCCCTCTTGCCCCTATACAGGGGGCTTCTCCCCCACCAGCAAGCCTCCCCTGCTTTCCCCCACCCGAGTGCTCCTGGTCAGGTGCGTCTCAGGTAGAGGCACCCACCCCACCTTCACTCTCCCAGCGACCCCAAGCCTCTAGGGGCCAGGAACGGTAGCCTGTGTCATCCATGTCCCTAGTGGCTGCACCCAGCCAGCCTCCATGTCTGCCCTCCCGCCACACAGCCTCCTGACTTGTCCTTCCCACCCCAAATGTGCTCCATGAGGCAGCGAGACCCCGTCTGTGAAAACGTCATCAGGACAGCTGACACCTTCGGCATGCTTACCGTGCCCCCGGCACTCCCCTAAGCCTAATGTCACAGACGTCCTTTCATTTCATTCTGACATCTCTATGAGACTGATATTATTATTAGccccattaaaacattttttaatgtttatttttatgagagagagcaagtgggggacagagagagaaggagacagaatctgaagcaggctccaggctctgagctgtcagcacagagcccaacacggctcaaactcacaaaccacgagatcatgacctgagctgaagttggatgcttaactgactgagccacccaagtgcctcataTTAGTCccattttttagatattttaggCCCAGAGCAGTGAAatcacttgcccaaagtcacacagctacttATGAATCCTTGTATACTGCTTTCTGGCTTGAAACACACCAGTACACTGCCCTGAAATCCAAACTCCTTTCCAAGGCTCTCAAGACCGTACGTCAGTCACCTCTAAacctgagtgggggtggggagtattacagtacattttaaaatacagatgtccaggctgggagggggccAGGTGAATTGAATGCATAGTTGGGGTCGAGAACATCCGCTCTGTGTGATCGGGCCTCCGGCCGCACCACCCACAGCTCTCTGGTGTTGCTTTAGCCAGAAGCCCGTGGCCTCCCTGTTCCTAGACAGGCCATGCCCTTGTTCTACTTTTGCAGTAATAGATACCCCCTCCGCCACCCACCAGGAATGCCCCCTCAGACCTTTGCAAGGCGGGCGGCTTCTGTCCCTGAGGTCTCAGCTGCCCTAGGGCCTCCTCTGAGAGTTGTCCCCTTCAGGGACAGTGTGGTGCTTGCCCCAGGGCTCACTTGATCCCATTATTCTGTCTTGCTTTCTGCACAGACCAATTGCTATTTCCAATGATCTGTCCGTGattgttgaatgagtgagtgaatgaatgaccgCTCATGCTTGAACCCCACCTGGCACTTACTGGCAGTGTGACCTCAGGCGAGTGACCTGCACCTGTGAGTCTGTCCCCTCATCGGTGAGCAGAGGCACCACTGCCCCCCCCTTGTGCGAGACAGtacaagataaacaaaaatagcCGCACCCGTGAGGCGCTTTCTCTTCCAGGCCCAGGCTTTACCCCAGAGGCATCAGCTCCCCTATCTTTCGAGGTTCCCCCAGACGCCCTCCACCCGCTGCTCTGTGGGCCCCTCGACCCCCTCCAGGCCGTGGCACCTTACCGAGAAGCTCTGGCCTCGGACAAAAGGCATATTTCGGGGCAGGCTCCGCTCCTCAGCCCCCCAAGAGCTGTTGATCTGCGTGTTGCGGACCACGGCGTTCTCATCAAAACGGGGGTTCAGGTGGAAAGCGATGTCACTCCCAGAGCGCAGATTGATGTGGAATCTGGGGGTGGGCAGCTCCTATGAGCCTCTTCTGCCCGCTGAGCTCTGAGTCTCCCTACCCCTCCCAATCCTGCCCAGAGCCAGGGGGATGACCAGAATGACCTCAAGATCCTTCTTGAGAGCCCTCTCTTACCTCTGGGCACAGGGCAGGACAGTGCCAGACACGATGATGCTCCTGGAGGGGTACAGCCCGCCCGGGATGGAGGTGAAGAAAGGCAGCGACTattgggaaggggggaggggggcaggtcaGCCCGCAGGAGGTGCTTTGTGCCCATTTCAATGACTTTGGACTGTCAACTGAGTTTGACAGCCACTTCTGTGTGTaatatattttcaagaaagagcACAAGATATCCTTACTTGGTTCAGTAAATGCCAAAGGAAAACTTTCCAGCGGTCCTCAAAGTAACAGGCTTGTCAGGAAAAGAGCTTTTTGTTCAGACACCAAAGGAGGCTCAGGCTGAGAGGGGACAGCCCTAGCGTATGCTCATGTTGAAGGGACCGTTTTAACGGTGACAGCTCCTTTCAACAGCCTTTTCATTCACTCGGGTGTTTTCCGAACTTCGGCTTACTAAAGGATTGCCTTAATTTTGTAAGCCGCCCAtcgcctccctccctgccctgctccaacAAGCCTCCCCGCCGCCCCGAGAAACTACTTACATAGGATGGGTTGGGGTACACCATGGGTGGGGTGACGGGGTTCTGTTGAAAGAGACCAGGAAGTTCAGTTTGGGAGTGTACTCCCACACGCCCCTCCCCTCACCACCActttccaggggcccctggcttcTCAGGTTAGCCTTGGGGGAACTTCTGCCGTGTTCCCTGACATCATGGCCGCCTGCCTGAAGGCAGCCGCACTGACTCCAGGCCTCCCGTCTGATTCTCGTCCAAGGCGGAGAAGCAGCAGCTTAAGCTTAAGCCTGTGACCCGTAGTGACATCCCAGGGGCTTGTCCTCAGGACGCGGGGCCTCATTGCCAGATGCTGGGACCACTGCTCGCTCCTCTCAGTGACAGCAGGACGGTCCCTAGGAGACCCGGTCCAgaatctctgccctccccagggaCATTTTTCTCACCTGCCTCCTGGGCAGAGGCCCAACGCCCCAAACCCTATCCTCCTGTGCTGCACTTGCTTCCTGACTCAGGGACTAGAGAATTCCGTCCTTGGTGAAGGGGCGCAGTGGGGCTGTGATCTGACCAGAGCTTTCAGACTTACAGGGAACATCTGTCCGGGGGTGCTGTGCACCGTGTGGATGACAGTTTGGGTCTGGAAGGAAGAAATCCAGATTTGAACCGGCTCTCACCGGTGTGAAGACCACCACCTACCACCAGAGGGCCTCACTTAACACCCCAGGAGGTGACTCGGTCTTGAGCGAGTAACCAGCCCAATGGCCCCCACCAGACCCTCCCAAACTGGCGGATGGATGTGTGTCTCCTCTCAAGGGGGTGAGGCAGGGGCAAAGGTTTCTTCTTCTACTTGGATGGGAAATATGGCTGCTCCCGCAGCCCATCTTTCTTCTCAGGGGACCTTGTGTAGCACAGCCTCACTTTACAAGAGGAACAAGTGGCTGTGTGGCCCCGGTCTCCCGTGGCTGCTCACCAAAGAGGGCAGGGGCTTGAGCAGACAGGTGGCAGTTCAGGTTGTTTCCCAATTCACGAGGGCCAGCcaactcccccaccccactttccGGCCCCCCGCCTTCCCTGGCCCCACGACAGCCAGGCAGATGGCCCAGGGAGGGCCACACTGTGTGGGAGAGGCCCggtgcccagccctgcctcctcatttttttaaagtttttttttttaatgtttattcatttttgagagacaaagagacagcatgagtgaggggaggagtagaaagaaaaggagacacagaatccgaagcaggctccaggctctgagccgttagcacagagcccaatgcggggctcgaacccacaaaccgtgagatcatgacctgagccgaagtcggacacttaaccgactgagccacccaggcgccttcctGCCTCCTCATTTTAACccacaggaagaaacaaaatgaagaggaCCCAGGAGAAATTAAGAGACTTACAATAGGAGCCGAGTTGGCCGGCCACATGCCTGGAGgctgaagaggaggagaaaaatcaaatagtCATTACTTCAGTGTTTCATGAGGGGAAGACACAGGCAGAAAGTCTAGTAAGATATGCCTCTCACACacacccacctccttcctgctCTGTGACAAGCCTTGCAGAGCCTAGATTCTCCCCCACCATCCCTGGGGTTGGGGTTATggtcagggctgggggagggggagcatcTGCATTGGCTCCGCTACAGGGAGAAGAGGATGGGTCGCACAGAGACCACACAGCCTCCCTTAGCTCCCGGAGACAAAGCCATTACTTCTGGGGCCATATTTCAACCGGAAGGTGCAACATTTAGTGAAGGCCGGTGTGTGCCAGGTCTGGCCTTGGCACTTTGACAAGGGAGGTGTCCTCAGCTCCTGGTTTGCTATCGAGGCAACTAGGGTCAGAAAGGTGGAGCAGCTCGCCCAAGCTTGTCCTAGTAGTAAGTGATAAAATCCAAAATGCTACTACACAGTTTGGGCTGATGTATCTAGCacgcaccccccgccccccatcttcCCCGggccagagccaaagtcaggctgCCCTGCAAAACTCCTCGAAGCTCGACCAGTCCTGAAGTCAGCATGGCGTGAGGCACGTGGCCTTTCTGTCCCATGATCGACACCGAAAGCCTTGGTAGAGACGCACTCCTTCCTCCAGTCCCACTGCTCCAGTGGCCAAAGGAGGGGCCAGGCCCCATTTCCCTTCCTGTCCTAGACCCTGTCCCCACCCAGCAGACCGTTCTTGCCCTGGCTGGTCTTCCATTCCACTGGCTTGCAAACCACACTCCACATTCATTGAGTCCCTACTGTTtgctcaggcactgtgctggggagACACTAATGAACGACCCACCATCCCAGCCCACAGGGGGCTTGTGGGTGGAGCGAAGGAGGGGgcggagggacagggacagacacATAGGCATAGTCACAACAGGACACGGGCACTGGCATAGCACAGATATATACAAAGTCCATGGGGACATGGGGGTGGGGCATCCAACAATGTTGCAAGCAGCAAAGATGCCCCTAGAGAGTGGCATTTAGGCAGAGCGTTGAAGGGCTGTTAGAGGTTGGCTGGGCTGAGGTGGCACAGGGCACTTTCGGCACCAGGACTGCAGGTGCCTGTGGCCCCAGAGGGCCTCAAGTGAGTAGTGGAGGCTGCCTAAGCTTCACGGGTGAAGGGGCGTGGCCAGGTAATAGGCTGGGGCAAGACTGGGGTGGGGGCGAGGTGGTTTCTGCATATCCTGCTGGGAATGTTGGGCTTTATTTAGAAGGGCTTGCAGCCTTTAGGATGTTTGAGCAGGGAGAGGATGCAGTCAGATTTGGGTGTCGCAGGGGGCGGGGTGAGTGGGGAGCTAGACAAGGGTCCTTGTGGTCAAAGGTCAGATGGCCTGGCCCAAGAAAGGCAGCGGCTTTGTAAGGGAGAAGTGTGGATGCCATGCAGGCAGActaaggaggggaaggaaggaggggactCCCAGGTCCCCAGTTCTGGGCCAGGTGGTATGGAGGTGACAAGGAAGACTTGGGTAGGCATCACGGGGCCTCTGTCCTTCCTGTTGAGTCCTCGGCCTCCAAGGCCTTCACAATGAACTCACTTTTGGCTTTCGCCCTTTGGGCCTGGGTGGGAAACAGGCAGTCTGCGAGAACTGCACCCCGGAGAAGACAGGCTGGATGGGGGTTGCTCTCGTGTTCTGTTAAAACAAAAGGCACCATGGCATGAAGAAAAGCATTCATGGGGCAGAGGAAGCACGGAcaggcaggggcctgggcccGAGGGAGGAAGCCAGGCGGGCAGGAGAGGGTGTTCAAGATCAcataggagaggcagagggagggtagGGCTCCAGTGAGGGCCAGCAGGCCAGTGAGCTCCCTCCTCACTCACCCCCAGCTCtcctccaactctctctccttcccctcctcccgcccccctccccggggtTCTCTTCTTTAGGCCAATaagggagagagctggggagggaaggaatataagacattaggacaagagagagaggagtTGGTACTGatgagggcctactgtgtgctTTTCTCACCTCAGGGAGCACAAGGACTGAAAGTGGTGACAGCAGCCTCCTGGGGCCCTGCAGGAAGGTGCACCCAGCACACCCCTATCCTCCCAGAAATACTGGCTTTTATTCCCtcacctttttttcctcttcagttgTGGTGAAATACGCATACATTTACCATCTCAACCAATTTTAAGTGGAGAGTCCCAggggcattaagtacatttgcaTGGTTGTATATCCATCCCCACCACCCATTTCCAGAATGCAACACTTCTTCTCTGCACCTTTTAGATGCCCgaaacacatttgaaaatcttAAAACACCGAGAGGGTCCAATAGACCCTGCCGTGGGCCCATGCAGGCCATTTTGTGACCTCTTTGAATTCACACAATAAACTCAGGGGGCAGCAGTGACCATGCCCCTTCcacagttggggaaactgaggctaggaGAGGCACAGCTGCTTGTCTaagatctcacagctggtgataATGGCAGAGCTGGGCATCTGGGCTAGATTCGGTCAGGTTCCCAAGCCTGGGTTCCTTCTGGAGCCACATGGCCTCCTGAGCATGGTGGAaatagagagtgacagagagcgGTGGCCAGAGAGCATCTGAGAGACTGAAGCAAGTGTCCTGGGCAAAGACAGTAAGTAACACAgaaggacagggcaggggagCTGGAGGTGTGTCCCCAGAGTCACCAGGGTAGGAAATTGGCTGCTACCATCGGGCCCTCCCAGCAGGGCCTATGTGCAGCTAGCCAGGGCCCCACACTCAGCCCTGATACAGGGGCCAGATGGACAATCTGACCTGGAAGCTGATGGAGGACAGGTGCACGGCACCACTGATGGAGAGGGTGTCCACACGGTGGAAGGGCACGCGGTGGGAGTACTGCACGAAGTGGCTCCCGTTCACCATCACCTGCGGAGACAAGGGCGTATTCCAGGACAGGGGTCTcaggccagggcaggggcccgagccccctgcccccagagatTAGGACCTGTGTTTGGTTTCCACATGTGTCCCATGGGGGTCAGGGACACCAGCCTTCAGAGCTATGCCAGTTGGGAGAACATTGCCTATGATCCAAAGTCCATCAGAACCCAATCCCTACTGAGCTCTACTGGGCTTTTTTGTTCTTATGGTCATTTGTTTATTGCAATCAGTTTATCCTTCTAATGTTAGCTCACTTGAGGTGCTGCTTACATATGCACGAACATGTTCATGGGGACCAGAGGAGAGGCAACCCCCCGGGTTGTACATTGAGGGGACGGGAACACCCAGGCTcacacagagaaggacagacacaggGACACTCACCCCCACCCATCACTGGAGCCCAGAGATACTACTCTGCTTACGTAATTTGCAACATATAAAGCTAAGCCATTAGTAAGACCTGGACAAAGGCGGCAACATTAGCAAACACCAAATGTTATCAGGGACCTGCAGTGGAGGAATGCCTACAGCAAAGGAATGGAATGAACTAGAACTTTAAAGACCCACAAGGCCCCAAAGTGCCATGTGCTTTGTCCAGTTTCTATTTCCTGAATAAAAAACGCACCGATGCCCTTGTAGATACGCAGGTGAAGGTGTGTGGGTAGACTGTGGCCCTTGCTAACGTTCATACAAGGCAGGTCCTCCCATCTGTAGAATGGCACTGCTCACACGATCACTGAAAGGCTCATGTGACCTATGACGGCTGCTCACCACACCCGATGGGGCTGGGAGGTAGGGGAGGTAGGCAGCAGGAAGGCGGGCAAGGGGAGCTGCTTCTCACCTTGAAATCGCAGCTCCCCACGAGGAAGCTGAGCTCAAATGGAATTCCCTTCTGGAATGGCATActcatcttcctctcctctggCCCCCAGCTTCCATTCTGCTTCGTGTTGCAGACCACATACCCGCTCTCTTCAAACCGTGGGTTGAAGTGGAAGGCAATGTCCTTGTCACTGGGGCCAGAATGAAAGTTCACAGCAAACCTAGGCAGAAAGAGATTGTGTAGCCAGGCTTATTGccaagtggagggaggggggggctCACGCCCTTGACTTGAGTCTGTCTGCTAACTTGTATACAACCTGCATGGCAGGTTTGGACCCATGTTCATTCAGTTTGTTGCCATCCTTTCTATGTGCCGAACTTGGACTTCATGTGTTTTGGTGCAAGTATTGCATGTTGTCTTTATAGtatgattttctaaaaatatgtagaacaggggtaaagaaaaaaatgtggacaCTTTCACACCAAGTGGATACTCAGAGGCCAGCCCCCATTGGCTCAGttgggaaaggagaaaacaaatttaaagaccACACAAAATGGATGGAAAAGACCTCCAAAGCTAGTTTCTAAAGCATAGAGTAAATGGTAACTCTCTGGGCATGAGAGTTTTCTGGATGTCTGTCACTGGACATTGGCATGTGTCCCACGCATGACATGTGGAGTGGTGGCCCTAAGTGGTGACCCCAGCTCCGCACTGCTTGTCATCTGTGATGGTTCTCAACCACACTACCCTCAAGTCGCCATACCCAGGGAGGTGAATGACTTCCTTTGGGGATGCTTAATGAGGTGGTCTTCTAGAAGTCCCCACCCAAGTCCATTTCcattcctgtctctctcctccaaagAAGCCTTTGGGTACTTCTACGGCTCTGAGGTGAGGAATCAAAACTTTCCAAGGAGCCTGGCTCCCAAAAGGGGCATGGTAAACCTTCGTTCTGCCCTTTTCCAGACAGTGCTCCCTCGGGTCCTAAAACCAAGTTCCAGCCTGAGGCTCTCCTCCTCCAAGCCCTGCCTGCACTCAGCACCAGCGCGGCGCACCGCCTGCTTCCCGCGGTCACTCCGGGCTCCCCAGCTAACTCACAGTGCCCTCCTGTCAACCACCTCCCCCACGGGGCCAGGCACCCACCAAGCCCAGAACCGGCCCCTGAGAATCATTTTGAATTCCTGCAGAGGCTGCTTGACTTCTTGCTGGAGGAGTTCTGTACGTCATCCTCAACACCAGACAGCTCCGAGAACCCTCGGCCAGCAGGGCTCACACGAAACTGCCGAGGCCCTGAGCCGAGTCAGCCTTCCCTCTGGCAAAGGAGGCTGCCAGCGACTCTGGAAGGAGCAAACCTAAGTCTGTATGTCTCTTTAAATGGagaattttgtttctgaaatgtcTACGggtgtatttttccctttttggtcCTCCAGCTTCCTGCCCATAGTCCTTAGAAAATTcctgccctggggcacctgggtggctcagtcggttaagcatctgacttcggctcaggtcatgatcttacagaccatgggttcaagccccacttcaggctctgtgctgactgctcagagcctggagctgcttcgaattctgtgtctcccttgctctctgcccctcccccactcatgctctgtctctcaaaaataaataaatgttaaaaaaaaaaaaaagaaaagaaagaaaaagaaaactcctgCCCCCAGAAAGGGGGAGTGCAGAAGCTTCGTGGGAAAAGGTGGGGACAGTCTCTGTTAGACAGGATGGGAGTAGAAAGCCAtcttggtggtggggaggggtaggcagagggagagggagagagaaactagggagggtcagaggtgAGGTCCCAAAGTTCCCTGCTGGCAGGGTTTAGGGGGATCCTGGTGCCTCGCTTCCCTCAGTCTCCTGGGGATGCTTGGGGCTCTTGGAGAAGTCCCAGGGTCAGCGTGGGCATGTCCACCTGGCAGGGAAACCCTGGTGGAGGAAGTCTCTAGAACCTAGATGCCGAGCTGAGGTAGAGCTGGGCCTGGGAGCAATGTGAAGGGACCCAGGAGGTCGCAGGCCCCGTGCCAGGTGATGAGAGGACCACAGTGGGCAGGAGACATTGAGATTGAGGCAGAGAAAGGCTTCAGAGAGAGAGCCGTGGGTCCAGGGGGGCATCTGTGGGACCGTGGACCTCAGCAGACAGCCCCCATGGTCATAGGCCTCATGAGAAAACTGGGCCAGAAACTTGGGCTGAGGTAGAGCCTAGGCAGGGCCGCCTGAGCTTCCAAAGGGCCTCCAGCCTCTGGGAAGATCTGGAATGCCTTCCTGTTCTCAGAAATCCCCCCTcgggaaagaggaaaggggggCAGGAAACAGCACTTAAATGgtgtttgtatttttaactgacttcatattttccagaaaagacCTTGAAATTGAAAGAGACCAAAGGGCATCTGATGGTTAAGTTCAAACATTTCTGTATCAGACAAAAGAGAGCTCCAAAGTAGTGAAGGGGCagtttaagaaataaaggaagtgaTATTTTTGCAGCTCTGGGTTACGGTGTAGAAAGGTCAatcccagggatgcctgggtggctcagtcagtgaagtgtctgatttcgtctcaggtcatgttctcacgatgagttcaaaccccgcgtcgggctctgtgctgacagctcggagactggagcctgcttcggattctgtgtctccctctctctctatacctctcctactcgtgctctgtctctctcaaaaataaacattaaaaaaaattattttgtttagaaaGGTCAATCCCAGAACATAATTATCTGCTTCTGGGCTGGCCTGCTCCCATGAGCCTCTGTGAGCCCTGTGTCTACGGGGAGGCTATGGTAACGGTGCTCAGATGCTCCTGGCGGATGGTGTCTTGAAGATCCCCTGAGCCAGGCACAAGTGGCTCGGAGGGTGTTGGGTGAACCGACCTGAGCTGAGGGGGCCATGGTTTGCCAAGGGGTgcggttagagagagagaaaaaatagttcCAGGTACCTGG
The genomic region above belongs to Suricata suricatta isolate VVHF042 chromosome 17, meerkat_22Aug2017_6uvM2_HiC, whole genome shotgun sequence and contains:
- the LGALS9 gene encoding galectin-9 isoform X2, giving the protein MALNYSQPPYLNPVIPFSGKIQGGLQDGLKITVTGTVLYNQGTRFAVNFHSGPSDKDIAFHFNPRFEESGYVVCNTKQNGSWGPEERKMSMPFQKGIPFELSFLVGSCDFKVMVNGSHFVQYSHRVPFHRVDTLSISGAVHLSSISFQPPGMWPANSAPITQTVIHTVHSTPGQMFPNPVTPPMVYPNPSYSLPFFTSIPGGLYPSRSIIVSGTVLPCAQRFHINLRSGSDIAFHLNPRFDENAVVRNTQINSSWGAEERSLPRNMPFVRGQSFSVWIMCEGHCLKVSVDGQHLFEYYHRMKNLPAINNLEVAGDIQLTHVQT
- the LGALS9 gene encoding galectin-9 isoform X1 gives rise to the protein MALNYSQPPYLNPVIPFSGKIQGGLQDGLKITVTGTVLYNQGTRFAVNFHSGPSDKDIAFHFNPRFEESGYVVCNTKQNGSWGPEERKMSMPFQKGIPFELSFLVGSCDFKVMVNGSHFVQYSHRVPFHRVDTLSISGAVHLSSISFQNTRATPIQPVFSGVQFSQTACFPPRPKGRKPKPPGMWPANSAPITQTVIHTVHSTPGQMFPNPVTPPMVYPNPSYSLPFFTSIPGGLYPSRSIIVSGTVLPCAQRFHINLRSGSDIAFHLNPRFDENAVVRNTQINSSWGAEERSLPRNMPFVRGQSFSVWIMCEGHCLKVSVDGQHLFEYYHRMKNLPAINNLEVAGDIQLTHVQT
- the LGALS9 gene encoding galectin-9 isoform X3 codes for the protein MALNYSQPPYLNPVIPFSGKIQGGLQDGLKITVTGTVLYNQGTRFAVNFHSGPSDKDIAFHFNPRFEESGYVVCNTKQNGSWGPEERKMSMPFQKGIPFELSFLVGSCDFKVMVNGSHFVQYSHRVPFHRVDTLSISGAVHLSSISFQPPGMWPANSAPITQTVIHTVHSTPGQMFPNPVTPPMVYPNPSYSLPFFTSIPGGLYPSRSIIVSGTVLPCAQRCGSCVKATASRCPWTVSTCLNTTTA